A window of Dissulfurirhabdus thermomarina contains these coding sequences:
- the pilM gene encoding type IV pilus assembly protein PilM yields MKLSSLASKLKGRPARVLGLDVGSHSIKLVELVESGGGLVLRRVGKALLPPGAIADGSIQDRDEVMESLTALLGNLQPKTRRAATSIAGYSVIVKRITVPYATEREIEDNLVAEAENYVPFEIEDVYVDFYILRSPGEGEKPESEIFLVAAKKEVVDDYATVIQDVGLTPAVVDVDAFAMGNAFENAYGKVAEAVALVDIGASKTNLNVVAKGQSLFARDMAFGGRQLTEAIMEATGLDYPEAERLKISGTNDAALQSEAASVCQRVCRAWGAEIRKAVDFFVANAQAEEKPTRILLSGGTALMQGLDRFLGQEAKLPVQVFEPWRNISAEKGVDARYLAAVGPQMAIATGLALRTADL; encoded by the coding sequence ATGAAACTCTCCTCCCTCGCCAGCAAGCTCAAGGGGCGCCCTGCCCGGGTCCTCGGCCTTGATGTGGGTTCGCATTCCATCAAGCTCGTGGAACTCGTGGAGTCCGGGGGCGGCCTGGTGCTGCGGCGGGTGGGCAAGGCCTTGCTGCCGCCGGGGGCCATCGCCGACGGTTCCATCCAGGACCGGGACGAGGTGATGGAATCCCTGACCGCCCTTCTCGGCAACCTCCAGCCCAAGACGCGCCGGGCCGCCACCTCCATCGCAGGCTACTCGGTGATCGTCAAGCGGATCACCGTCCCCTACGCCACCGAGCGGGAGATCGAGGACAACCTGGTGGCCGAGGCGGAGAACTACGTCCCCTTCGAGATCGAGGACGTCTACGTGGACTTCTACATCCTGCGCAGCCCAGGGGAGGGCGAGAAGCCGGAGTCCGAGATCTTCCTCGTGGCCGCCAAGAAGGAGGTGGTGGACGACTACGCCACGGTGATCCAGGACGTGGGGCTCACACCCGCCGTGGTGGACGTGGACGCCTTCGCCATGGGCAACGCCTTCGAGAACGCCTACGGCAAGGTGGCCGAGGCGGTGGCCCTGGTGGACATCGGGGCCAGCAAGACCAACCTGAACGTGGTGGCCAAGGGGCAGTCGCTCTTCGCCCGGGACATGGCCTTCGGCGGCCGGCAGCTCACCGAGGCCATCATGGAGGCCACCGGCCTGGACTACCCGGAGGCGGAGCGGCTCAAGATCTCGGGCACCAACGACGCCGCCCTCCAGTCCGAGGCGGCGTCGGTCTGCCAGCGGGTCTGCCGTGCCTGGGGGGCGGAGATCCGAAAGGCCGTGGACTTCTTCGTGGCCAACGCCCAGGCCGAGGAGAAGCCGACCCGGATCCTCCTGAGCGGGGGCACCGCCCTCATGCAGGGTCTCGACCGGTTCCTCGGGCAGGAGGCCAAGCTTCCCGTGCAGGTCTTCGAGCCCTGGCGCAACATCTCGGCGGAGAAGGGCGTCGACGCGCGGTATCTCGCGGCGGTCGGGCCCCAGATGGCCATCGCCACCGGGCTGGCCCTGAGGACGGCCGACCTATGA
- the lepB gene encoding signal peptidase I: MAFFRGKSGQWSAAGGVFWEYAQAILIALVLALFIRTFVIQAFQIPSGSMERTLLVGDHILVNKFAYGVRNPFTRATWIPGHPPQRGDVIVFVYPLDRDKDYIKRVIGVPGDRVQVINKRVYVNGAPFPDPPGVQYDEGPVLAPRRDNFGPVVVPEGHLFVMGDNRDHSADSRFWGFVPIRDVLGKAVLIYWSCPNPTGVPVLGCFAYMAHNWDDFVSRLHRIGDRIR, encoded by the coding sequence ATGGCCTTCTTCCGCGGCAAATCCGGCCAGTGGTCCGCCGCCGGCGGCGTCTTCTGGGAGTATGCCCAGGCGATCCTCATCGCCCTGGTGCTCGCCCTCTTCATCCGCACCTTCGTGATCCAGGCCTTCCAGATCCCCTCCGGGTCCATGGAACGGACCCTGCTCGTGGGCGACCACATCCTGGTCAACAAGTTCGCCTACGGGGTCCGCAACCCCTTCACCCGGGCGACGTGGATCCCGGGGCACCCGCCGCAACGGGGCGACGTCATCGTCTTCGTCTATCCCCTCGACCGCGACAAGGACTACATCAAGCGGGTCATCGGCGTGCCCGGCGACCGGGTCCAGGTCATCAACAAGCGCGTGTACGTGAACGGCGCCCCCTTCCCGGACCCCCCGGGGGTCCAGTACGACGAGGGCCCGGTCCTCGCCCCGCGCCGGGACAACTTCGGCCCCGTGGTGGTCCCCGAGGGGCACCTCTTCGTCATGGGCGACAACCGCGACCACAGCGCCGACAGCCGCTTCTGGGGCTTCGTGCCCATCCGGGACGTCCTCGGAAAGGCCGTCCTCATCTACTGGTCGTGCCCCAACCCCACCGGGGTCCCGGTCCTCGGCTGCTTCGCCTACATGGCCCACAACTGGGACGACTTCGTCTCGCGCCTCCACCGCATCGGGGACCGCATCCGCTAG
- a CDS encoding aspartate carbamoyltransferase catalytic subunit — translation MNPFGHRHILGISQLAPGDITTILDTADSLKEILDRPIKKVPPLRGRTVVHLFLEPSTRTRLSFEMAAKRLSADTVGISAATSSLVKGETLVDTARNIEAMRPDVLVLRHPASGAPHLMARHVDAAVINAGDGTNEHPTQALLDLMTVRERLGRLQGLRVAIVGDIAHSRVARSDILAFSKMGAEVVICGPATLLPPDPAALGARVTLRMEEALEGADVVIMLRIQRERMGQNLLPSLREYAARYGLDRRRAALAKPGALVLHPGPLNRGVEISPEVADGPCSVILDQVTNGVAVRMALLSLLVREG, via the coding sequence GTGAACCCCTTCGGCCACCGCCATATCCTGGGCATCTCCCAGCTCGCCCCCGGGGACATCACCACGATCCTCGACACCGCCGATTCCCTCAAGGAGATCCTCGACCGCCCCATCAAGAAGGTGCCCCCGCTCCGGGGCCGCACGGTGGTCCACCTCTTCCTCGAGCCGAGCACCCGGACCCGTCTCTCCTTCGAGATGGCGGCGAAACGCCTGAGCGCCGACACCGTGGGGATCTCCGCCGCCACCAGCAGCCTCGTCAAGGGGGAGACCCTGGTGGACACGGCCCGCAACATCGAGGCCATGCGCCCCGACGTCCTGGTCCTGCGCCACCCCGCCTCCGGCGCCCCCCACCTCATGGCCCGGCACGTGGACGCCGCCGTGATCAACGCCGGCGACGGCACCAACGAGCACCCCACCCAGGCCCTCCTGGACCTCATGACCGTCCGGGAGCGCCTGGGCCGCCTCCAGGGCCTCCGGGTCGCCATCGTCGGCGACATCGCCCACAGCCGCGTGGCCCGCTCCGACATCCTGGCCTTCTCCAAGATGGGCGCCGAGGTGGTCATCTGCGGCCCGGCCACCCTGCTCCCCCCGGACCCCGCCGCCCTGGGCGCCAGGGTGACGCTCCGAATGGAAGAGGCCCTGGAGGGGGCGGACGTCGTCATCATGCTGCGCATCCAGCGGGAGCGCATGGGGCAGAATCTGCTGCCCTCCCTCCGCGAGTACGCCGCCCGCTACGGCCTGGACCGCCGGCGGGCGGCGCTGGCCAAGCCCGGCGCCCTGGTCCTCCACCCGGGCCCCCTGAACCGGGGGGTGGAGATCAGCCCGGAGGTGGCCGACGGCCCCTGCTCCGTGATCCTCGACCAGGTGACCAACGGGGTCGCCGTGCGCATGGCCCTGCTCTCGCTCCTGGTGCGGGAGGGATGA
- a CDS encoding PilN domain-containing protein: MIRINLLPVREWRRREVVRQQVSIFFLSEILLLVALVAVFITVQGTVAGYRSDVAALRAEKQKLDYVTKKMRKAEAKRREVERKFASIESLQQGRSFTVRVLDELISTMPMDRVWLRQLTLSGTRLNMSGVALDNHTVALFMRRLKASPYFTSVNLKNTSRVNVKGHDLMNFALDVGLQDPKVPAGAKKGGGKR, translated from the coding sequence ATGATCCGCATCAACCTCTTGCCGGTTCGGGAATGGCGGCGCCGGGAGGTGGTGCGCCAGCAGGTCTCCATCTTCTTCTTGAGCGAGATCCTCCTCCTGGTGGCCCTGGTGGCCGTGTTCATCACGGTCCAGGGCACGGTCGCCGGGTACCGCAGCGATGTCGCCGCCCTCCGGGCCGAGAAGCAGAAGCTCGACTACGTCACCAAGAAGATGCGGAAGGCCGAGGCCAAGCGGCGGGAGGTGGAGCGGAAGTTCGCCTCCATCGAGTCGCTCCAGCAGGGCCGCTCCTTCACGGTGCGGGTCCTCGACGAGCTCATCTCCACCATGCCCATGGACCGCGTCTGGCTCCGCCAGCTCACCCTCAGCGGCACGCGGCTGAACATGAGCGGCGTGGCCCTGGACAACCACACGGTGGCCCTCTTCATGCGGCGGCTCAAGGCCTCGCCCTACTTCACCTCGGTGAATCTCAAGAACACCTCGCGGGTCAATGTCAAGGGGCACGATCTCATGAACTTCGCCCTGGACGTGGGGCTCCAGGACCCGAAGGTCCCCGCCGGGGCGAAGAAAGGAGGCGGCAAGCGGTGA
- the lepA gene encoding translation elongation factor 4, with protein sequence MPEAPRIRNFSIIAHIDHGKSTLADRLLEATGTVSARQMKAQFLDRMDIERERGITIKAQTVRLSYRAADGEAYALNLIDTPGHVDFSYEVSRSLAACEGALLVVDASQGVEAQTLANVYLALENDLEIIPVLNKIDLPSADPDRVRREIEDIIGLDASAAILASAKEGLGTEEILEAVVRRIPPPGGDPAGPLRALIFDSWFDSYQGAVVLVRVVDGAIRPGDRIRMMSTGQEYEVSRVGHFAPDAVDRDVLGAGDVGFLTAAIKSVRDTRVGDTITGARRPASAPLPGFRPVKAMVFCGLYPVDSAQYDQLKEAVEKLWLNDPAFSYEPETSSALGFGFRCGFLGLLHMEIIQERLEREFELSLISTAPAVPYEVTLADGTVTKIHNPAQMPPPDRIAQVAEPYVRAEIHLPKEYVGAVMRLCDEKRGTQAGMRYLTPDRVLLTYEMPFNEIVLDFYDRLKSASRGYASLDYDFIGWRPADLVKLDILINRQPVDALSVIVHKEKAYYRGRDLAGRLRRVIPRQLYEVVIQAAVGGRVIARERIPPLRKDVTAKCYGGDITRKRKLLERQKAGKKRMKQVGSVEIPQEAFLSVLKV encoded by the coding sequence ATGCCCGAGGCCCCCCGCATCCGGAACTTCTCCATCATCGCCCACATCGACCACGGCAAATCCACCCTCGCCGACCGCCTGCTCGAGGCCACCGGCACCGTTTCCGCCCGCCAGATGAAGGCCCAGTTCCTGGACCGCATGGACATCGAGCGGGAGCGGGGCATCACCATCAAGGCCCAGACGGTCCGCCTCTCCTACCGGGCCGCGGACGGGGAGGCCTACGCCCTCAACCTCATCGACACCCCCGGCCACGTGGACTTCAGCTACGAGGTCTCGCGGAGCCTGGCCGCCTGCGAGGGGGCGCTCCTTGTGGTGGACGCCTCCCAGGGGGTCGAGGCCCAGACCCTCGCCAACGTCTACCTCGCCCTCGAAAACGACCTCGAGATCATCCCCGTGCTCAACAAGATCGACCTCCCCAGTGCCGACCCCGACCGCGTCCGCCGGGAGATCGAGGACATCATCGGCCTCGACGCCTCGGCGGCCATCCTCGCCAGCGCCAAGGAGGGCCTCGGCACCGAAGAGATCCTCGAGGCCGTGGTGCGCCGGATCCCCCCGCCCGGGGGCGACCCGGCCGGTCCGCTTCGGGCCCTGATCTTCGACTCCTGGTTCGACTCCTACCAGGGGGCCGTGGTCCTGGTGCGCGTGGTGGACGGGGCCATCCGGCCCGGCGACCGGATCCGGATGATGTCCACCGGCCAGGAATACGAGGTGAGCCGCGTGGGCCACTTCGCCCCGGATGCCGTAGACCGCGACGTTCTGGGGGCCGGCGACGTCGGATTTTTGACTGCCGCCATCAAGTCGGTGCGCGACACCCGGGTCGGGGACACCATCACCGGGGCCCGGCGGCCCGCCTCGGCGCCCCTGCCCGGCTTCCGCCCGGTGAAGGCCATGGTCTTCTGCGGCCTCTATCCCGTCGACTCCGCCCAGTACGACCAGCTCAAGGAGGCCGTGGAAAAGCTCTGGCTGAACGACCCGGCCTTCTCCTACGAGCCCGAGACCTCCTCCGCGCTGGGCTTCGGCTTCCGGTGCGGATTTCTCGGCCTGCTCCACATGGAGATCATCCAGGAGCGCCTCGAGCGCGAGTTCGAGCTCTCCCTCATCAGCACGGCCCCCGCCGTCCCCTACGAGGTCACGCTCGCGGACGGCACCGTCACGAAGATCCACAACCCGGCCCAGATGCCTCCACCGGACCGGATCGCCCAGGTGGCCGAGCCCTACGTCCGGGCGGAGATCCACCTCCCGAAGGAGTACGTCGGGGCCGTGATGCGCCTCTGCGACGAGAAGCGCGGCACCCAGGCCGGCATGCGCTACCTCACGCCGGACCGGGTGCTGCTCACCTACGAGATGCCCTTCAACGAGATCGTCCTCGACTTCTACGACCGGCTCAAGTCCGCCAGCCGCGGCTACGCCTCCCTGGACTACGATTTCATCGGCTGGCGGCCCGCCGACCTCGTCAAGCTCGACATCCTCATCAACCGCCAGCCCGTGGACGCCCTTTCCGTCATCGTCCACAAGGAGAAGGCCTACTACCGCGGCCGGGACCTGGCCGGGCGCCTCCGGCGGGTGATCCCGCGCCAGCTCTACGAGGTGGTCATCCAGGCCGCCGTGGGCGGCCGCGTCATCGCCCGGGAACGGATCCCCCCGCTCCGGAAGGACGTGACGGCCAAGTGCTACGGGGGCGACATCACCCGGAAGCGAAAGCTCCTCGAGCGGCAGAAGGCCGGCAAGAAGCGCATGAAGCAGGTGGGATCCGTGGAGATCCCCCAGGAGGCCTTCCTGAGCGTCCTGAAGGTCTGA
- a CDS encoding dihydroorotase, with protein MKPVLLRNARLLDPASNLDEAGDLLVADGRIAALGRGIPPPEGAIVTDLSGAWLGPGLVDMHVHLREPGEEYKETIATGTAAAAAGGFTAVAAMPNTRPPNDSAAVTRFILDRAAAAGSARVHPVAAVTRGQAGKELTEFFDLLDAGAVAFSDDGRPVESPEMMRRALEYARSAGALVISHAEEPALATGVMNEGRVSTLLGLAGTPAAAEEVAVFRDVRLAALTGARLHVAHVSTAGAVEILRRAKEAGIAVTAETAPHYFSLTEEAVAGYNTLAKMNPPLRTEADREAVIQGLRDGTLDAIATDHAPHSVLEKECEFALAANGVIGLETAVPLALDLVRADALSPLDLFRFLSTAPARILGIEGGSLQVGAPADLCAIDPDRPFAVIPENLRSRSHNTPFLGRTLTGRAVLTLLAGTPVHDLDGRLAPAAR; from the coding sequence GTGAAGCCCGTCCTGCTCAGAAACGCCCGGCTCCTCGACCCGGCCTCGAACCTGGACGAGGCCGGGGACCTCCTGGTGGCCGACGGGCGCATCGCCGCCCTGGGCCGGGGCATCCCCCCGCCCGAGGGCGCCATCGTGACGGACCTTTCGGGCGCCTGGCTCGGCCCCGGCCTCGTGGACATGCACGTCCACCTCCGGGAACCCGGCGAGGAATACAAGGAGACCATCGCCACGGGCACGGCGGCGGCCGCCGCCGGCGGCTTCACCGCCGTGGCCGCCATGCCCAACACCCGCCCCCCCAACGACTCCGCCGCCGTCACCCGGTTCATCCTCGACCGGGCCGCGGCCGCGGGGAGCGCCCGGGTCCACCCCGTGGCCGCCGTCACCCGCGGCCAGGCGGGGAAGGAGCTCACCGAGTTCTTCGACCTCCTGGACGCCGGCGCCGTGGCCTTCTCCGACGACGGCCGCCCCGTGGAGAGCCCCGAAATGATGCGGCGGGCCCTGGAATACGCCCGGAGCGCCGGCGCACTCGTCATCTCCCACGCCGAGGAACCGGCGCTCGCCACCGGGGTAATGAACGAGGGCCGGGTCTCCACCCTCCTGGGCCTTGCCGGCACCCCGGCCGCGGCCGAGGAAGTCGCCGTCTTCCGGGATGTCCGCCTCGCCGCCCTCACCGGGGCCCGCCTCCACGTGGCCCACGTCTCCACGGCGGGGGCCGTGGAGATCCTCCGCCGGGCCAAGGAGGCGGGTATCGCCGTGACCGCCGAGACCGCTCCCCACTACTTCTCCCTCACCGAGGAGGCGGTGGCCGGCTACAACACCCTGGCCAAGATGAACCCCCCGCTCCGGACCGAGGCCGACCGGGAGGCCGTCATCCAGGGCCTCCGCGACGGCACCCTCGACGCCATCGCCACGGACCACGCCCCCCACAGCGTCCTCGAGAAGGAGTGCGAGTTCGCCCTGGCCGCCAACGGCGTCATCGGCCTCGAGACCGCCGTCCCCCTGGCCCTCGACCTGGTGCGCGCGGACGCCCTCTCCCCCCTCGACCTCTTCCGGTTCCTGTCCACGGCGCCGGCCCGCATCCTCGGCATCGAGGGCGGGAGCCTCCAGGTGGGCGCCCCCGCGGACCTGTGCGCCATCGACCCTGATCGGCCCTTCGCGGTGATCCCCGAAAACCTCCGCTCCCGCAGCCACAACACCCCCTTCCTCGGCCGCACCCTCACCGGCCGGGCCGTACTCACGCTCCTCGCCGGGACCCCCGTCCACGATCTCGACGGCCGCCTCGCCCCCGCCGCCCGCTAA
- a CDS encoding type 4a pilus biogenesis protein PilO has translation MNVPRLSALIPASFYQAVYGMPNLYKVGILLAAWVVPLAAFWLLYLNGTLKEIDGLKDEIPKLRQEIADLQEKERHLPEVEAEVKAMEGLLATAMKLLPEQKDIPSVLTEISSLGNEARLEFQSFQPQQEVKKGFYAEIPVSLRFRGPFFNTLAFFDRVARMARIVHIRELRMGGAAPSSEIWSLTGEGGPMKGGRKAGGRAAPAAGAPGAPGAPGGATGGGAGEDAGVQRGATWVLNTSCQAVTYRFLSPQEQAAAAKARRGRRGRRRR, from the coding sequence GTGAACGTCCCCCGTCTCAGCGCCCTCATCCCCGCCAGCTTCTACCAGGCGGTCTACGGGATGCCGAACCTCTACAAGGTGGGTATCCTGCTCGCCGCCTGGGTTGTCCCGCTGGCCGCCTTCTGGTTGCTCTACCTGAACGGCACCCTGAAAGAGATCGACGGCTTGAAGGACGAGATCCCGAAGCTCCGGCAGGAGATCGCCGACCTCCAGGAAAAGGAGCGGCACCTGCCCGAGGTGGAGGCCGAGGTGAAGGCCATGGAGGGGCTCCTCGCCACGGCCATGAAGCTCCTCCCCGAGCAGAAGGACATCCCCTCGGTCCTGACCGAGATCTCCTCCCTGGGCAACGAGGCCCGGCTCGAGTTCCAGTCCTTCCAGCCCCAGCAGGAGGTGAAGAAGGGATTCTACGCCGAGATCCCCGTCTCCCTCCGGTTCCGGGGCCCCTTCTTCAACACCCTGGCCTTCTTCGACCGGGTGGCCCGGATGGCCCGCATCGTGCACATCCGGGAGCTCCGGATGGGCGGCGCCGCGCCGAGTTCCGAGATCTGGAGCCTCACCGGGGAGGGCGGCCCCATGAAGGGCGGCCGGAAGGCCGGGGGCAGGGCGGCTCCCGCCGCCGGCGCTCCCGGCGCCCCCGGCGCGCCGGGGGGCGCCACGGGAGGGGGCGCCGGGGAGGATGCGGGGGTCCAGCGGGGGGCCACCTGGGTCTTGAATACCTCGTGCCAGGCGGTGACCTACCGTTTCTTGAGCCCACAAGAACAGGCGGCCGCGGCCAAGGCCCGGCGGGGCCGGCGGGGCCGGCGGCGGAGATGA
- a CDS encoding sigma-54-dependent transcriptional regulator, whose amino-acid sequence MALPEKTAQPPEREARPVILIVDDDRSLREFLEILFAKEGYEVLCAASGEAALDLLGRRRVNVVLSDVRMPGMDGVDLLRRIKARTPDVPVILITAFASMDSAVAAMKEGAFDYLTKPFRIDEIREVVAQALAAGPAPADPGEEAAAAESPDKVHRLDRMVARSPAMLKIFQMVPKVAASTSSVLITGESGTGKELVARAIHNLGPRKDRPFVVVNCAGIPENLLESELFGHTRGAFTGAEHEKKGLFATAHGGTIFLDEIGELPLTLQVKLLRVVQERAFTPLGSTREVRVDVRIVAATNRSLEDEVMEGRFREDLYYRLNVITLHIPPLRERPEDIPLLVQYFLDRYATEQGKTVQGISSYAMDALVNYPFPGNVRELENIIERSVALSASNLILPESLSLARFKERQGRRGPAAGPEPELPPEGLDLDAYLGAVERTLLEKALERTGGVKTEAAKLLGLNFRSFRYRLAKYGL is encoded by the coding sequence ATGGCATTACCGGAGAAAACGGCCCAGCCGCCCGAGCGCGAGGCCCGGCCCGTCATCCTCATCGTGGACGACGACCGCAGCCTCAGGGAGTTCCTGGAAATCCTCTTCGCCAAGGAGGGGTACGAGGTCCTGTGCGCGGCCAGCGGCGAGGCCGCCCTGGATCTACTCGGCCGGCGCCGGGTGAACGTGGTCCTGAGCGACGTCCGGATGCCCGGGATGGACGGCGTCGACCTGCTCCGGCGCATCAAGGCGCGGACCCCCGACGTCCCCGTCATCCTCATCACCGCCTTCGCCTCCATGGACTCCGCCGTGGCGGCCATGAAGGAGGGGGCCTTCGACTACCTGACGAAGCCCTTCCGCATCGACGAGATCCGCGAGGTGGTGGCCCAGGCCCTCGCCGCCGGCCCCGCCCCGGCAGACCCGGGCGAGGAGGCGGCCGCCGCCGAGTCCCCGGACAAGGTCCACCGCCTGGACCGCATGGTGGCCCGGAGCCCCGCCATGCTGAAGATCTTCCAGATGGTCCCCAAGGTGGCGGCCTCCACCTCCAGCGTCCTCATCACCGGCGAGAGCGGCACCGGCAAGGAACTCGTGGCCCGGGCCATCCACAACCTCGGCCCCAGGAAGGACCGCCCCTTCGTGGTGGTCAACTGCGCCGGCATCCCCGAGAACCTCCTCGAGAGCGAGCTCTTCGGCCACACCCGAGGGGCCTTCACCGGCGCCGAGCACGAAAAGAAGGGCCTCTTCGCCACCGCCCACGGCGGCACCATCTTTCTCGACGAGATCGGTGAACTGCCCCTCACCCTCCAGGTGAAGCTCCTCCGGGTGGTCCAGGAACGGGCCTTCACCCCCCTCGGCAGCACCCGGGAGGTCCGGGTGGACGTCCGGATCGTGGCGGCCACCAACCGCTCCCTGGAAGACGAGGTCATGGAGGGGCGCTTCCGGGAGGACCTCTACTACCGCCTGAACGTCATCACCCTCCACATCCCCCCCCTTCGGGAACGGCCCGAGGACATCCCGCTCCTGGTCCAGTACTTCCTGGACCGGTATGCCACCGAGCAGGGGAAGACCGTCCAGGGCATCTCGAGCTATGCCATGGACGCCCTGGTGAACTATCCCTTCCCCGGCAACGTCCGGGAGCTCGAGAACATCATCGAACGCAGCGTCGCGCTCTCCGCCTCGAACCTCATCCTCCCGGAGAGCCTCTCCCTGGCCCGGTTCAAGGAACGCCAGGGCCGCCGGGGCCCCGCCGCCGGGCCGGAACCGGAGCTGCCCCCGGAGGGCCTGGACCTCGACGCCTACCTGGGGGCCGTGGAACGGACCCTGCTCGAAAAGGCCCTGGAGCGGACCGGCGGGGTCAAGACCGAGGCGGCGAAGCTGCTCGGGTTGAACTTCCGCTCCTTCCGCTACCGCCTGGCGAAGTACGGACTCTGA